caggacagacagacattaaTTATATTTCCTACTTTTTTCAATAATGTTTGGCTACTGTAAGTTCAactttttcttgaaatatttcaaatttctgtTGCTTTTAATAGGGAGAGCTTTGTATGGGGCAAGCAGAAGGGGGAAATGGGAGAGGGTGTGGGGAGTGCTTACTCTCTGGTCAAAAGTTGTAAATGGTCAGTAAGATATGTAACTTGCATCTCTTTTTAAAGGTAATTCTGTAGCACTTTAGCGATTATGGGAACATTTTATGCACTGAACGCCGCTGCTTTGCAAGAGAAGAGTGCAGTAAGGCTTGTGCCTGGTACTATAGCCTTTTTCAGGcttcactttttttaaaacctCGATTTGTATTATTGTGGAAGGATACATGGATTTTCATTTATCTGTGTGTTGCTTCTTAGTAGCTGGGGGGTTGGGTGTTACTTTCTTGGCCGAGCAGAGCTAAGGGCCTTGAAGTCAGGCCTAGTTCTTCCGTGGCTGAAGAAGCCAGGGGTGCAGGCTATGGATGAACACACCGAGCCGGTGAAGGTAGAGGGCTTCATCGAGAGCTCCTGGAAATACGGTCTGTGAGAGAGAGCCAGCAGGAGAAGATGCTCCTAGAGCTATGACTGCGGGAAAGAACTGCATTGCGTTGGGTGCGCGTTGCGGCTCGGCAATGTTCACAAGCCCCCTGGATGCACAttgcctcttttctctctttctttttgtcagcGGTTCAGCGAGGAAGAATGCCTCCAACCCAGCCCAATCCAGGCCAGTACGCACTCACAAACGGGGACCCCCTCAATGGCCACTGCTACCTGTCCGGCTACATCTCGCTGCTGCTGCGCGCAGAGCCCTACCCCACGTCTCGTTATGGCAGCCAGTGCATGCAGCCCAACAACATCATGGGCATCGAGAACATCTGCGAGCTGGCCGCGCGCCTCCTCTTCAGCGCCGTCGAGTGGGCCCGCAACATCCCCTTCTTCCCGGATCTGCAGATCACCGACCAGGTGTCTCTGCTACGCCTCACCTGGAGCGAGCTGTTCGTGCTCAACGCGGCCCAGTGCTCCATGCCCCTGCACGTGGCGCCGCTGCTGGCTGCTGCCGGCCTCCACGCCTCGCCCATGTCCGCGGACCGCGTCGTGGCCTTCATGGACCACATCCGCATCTTTCAGGAACAGGTGGAGAAGCTCAAGGCTCTGCACGTCGACTCTGCCGAGTACAGCTGCCTCAAAGCCATCGTGCTGTTCACGTCAGGTGAGGATGCGGTCGCGGGGGAGGGCAGGCTGTGCCGGGAGCTGGCGCAGGCACCGTGCGGCGGGAGCCTAGCTTTCCGCATCTCCCGCGCAGCCCCTGCCGCTGTGAGGCTCGGCCCTCACCCCACCTTAGGCCTGCCCAGGATCTGCAGCCCCAGTCCGTGGTTGTCGCGGACCGCGCCGCTGCCATCTTGGGAGCTTAGCGGTGCTGGAGCGGAGGAGCTCCGGTGAGGCCGGCGGCGGCCTGGCCTGACGACCTAGACCCCCGCGCGCCTTCGACCGAGGCAACggtctggggaggggagaggcaataCTCTGAGGATAGtggctccgtgtgtgtgtgtgtgtgtgtgtgtgtgtgtgtgtgtgtgtgtgtgtgtgtgtgtgtgtgtgtgtgtggtgtgccagAGCTCAGTCTTTCTGGGGGAGGAACGCTACAGAAGGAAGAGAACGTGGGAAGGTGGCTTCCTACTCTGTGTGGCTCTCTCCTTGGATGAGTTTCCCGACAGTGAGACACAGACAGAGGCGGAAAGAGAAGAATACcacaaataaatcataaataatcCCGCTTTATTGCTGCCTGATTTTCCCTTATCGGAAACCATTCATGTTTGCAGTTGCTGGGGTTATTGAGGGTCATAAAAAACGGATTCTATCTaaacaagaaagataaaaaacaaaagcaatactgTAAAGCCCGCAAGCATGAGAGGATTCCGGGCCGGGAGATAAATTTCATAGCTATGCAAAACACAAGAACATTGGAAATTTTAAATGATGccttaaaaatatcaaattaagTGTAGGCGGTGGTAGCAGGCTTGTTAACAATCTCTCTTATGATAGATGGTTCAAATTAACTTCCAGGAAAGTGAATTAACGTTGCCTTTGAAGGGCTCTGGTCTGAGTACGTGAGAATACTACCCGCCTTTTATTATTGGAACCTGCAAGAGGGAAACATATAAACACCAGGGACCGCAGGTAACAGCGGAAGGAAACACAAACAAAGCCCGCAAGGGCTGTGGTGGGAGCAGAGCAGCTTAGATGGGCCTTGGGCCCTGCCCACTGTGAGGAAGGTTAGCTGCAGTTTTAGACACTGCTCTTGGcactattgtttttaatttaatctcTCCATTAGGAGAAGAGTTaaaccattctaataaatctatCCTAGAGCCAAGCCCTCCAAAGCCAAATTAAAACCATCCTTGAGCAGAGATGGCAAAAATATCTTTCCCAAACAAGGCCTTGTTGAACAGTAAGCTGTCGGATAATATATCAAtatttcctgacttccatgcatGAAGAATCATATTTACATTGTATCAAAATGACTCTTAAATTTGCACAATATTGTAATGTAGCAAATGTAGTATTAATATCGATCAGAGAAGCAGATAATTTATTTAGACAAGAACAGCTCATTTGTATGCAAGGTGGCCAGAGTCTTGGACTT
Above is a window of Microtus pennsylvanicus isolate mMicPen1 chromosome 6, mMicPen1.hap1, whole genome shotgun sequence DNA encoding:
- the Nr2f1 gene encoding COUP transcription factor 1 isoform X2; its protein translation is MFGYSVQRGRMPPTQPNPGQYALTNGDPLNGHCYLSGYISLLLRAEPYPTSRYGSQCMQPNNIMGIENICELAARLLFSAVEWARNIPFFPDLQITDQVSLLRLTWSELFVLNAAQCSMPLHVAPLLAAAGLHASPMSADRVVAFMDHIRIFQEQVEKLKALHVDSAEYSCLKAIVLFTSDACGLSDAAHIESLQEKSQCALEEYVRSQYPNQPSRFGKLLLRLPSLRTVSSSVIEQLFFVRLVGKTPIETLIRDMLLSGSSFNWPYMSIQCS